Proteins encoded by one window of Lacipirellulaceae bacterium:
- a CDS encoding alpha/beta hydrolase, with protein sequence MTNIQRSTINNITLTYEVQGDGTPVVLLHGFPLDLEMWRPQIDALAADYQVIAPNLRGYGQTPENRSTLADSDATSGVSMRQYTDDVLALLDELGVTEPVVLAGFSMGGYVGWQFALNYPERLKALIACDTRAIADSNEAREKRQKMARLMQSAEDTSEATGMLSMLLSAAKQEAKVSDDVREMILRQNPLAVSASQLGMAERPDVTDQLKDIACPALVLCGENDAISPPEEMRGIAEALPNAEYVEIPEAGHMTTLENAEAVNEALQQFLKSL encoded by the coding sequence ATGACTAACATTCAGCGATCAACAATCAATAATATTACGCTCACTTACGAAGTCCAAGGCGATGGCACACCAGTCGTTCTACTGCACGGCTTTCCGCTTGATCTGGAGATGTGGCGACCGCAGATCGACGCGCTAGCGGCTGACTATCAGGTGATCGCTCCGAACTTGCGAGGGTATGGCCAGACACCAGAGAATCGGTCGACGCTCGCTGACAGTGATGCAACTTCCGGCGTGTCGATGCGTCAGTACACTGACGATGTGCTTGCTTTGCTCGACGAGCTAGGCGTCACCGAGCCGGTCGTCCTGGCGGGGTTCTCAATGGGCGGCTACGTCGGCTGGCAATTCGCACTGAACTACCCGGAGCGTCTGAAGGCTCTCATTGCCTGCGACACACGGGCGATCGCTGATTCCAACGAAGCCCGCGAGAAACGTCAAAAGATGGCCCGTCTGATGCAGTCGGCTGAAGACACTTCAGAGGCCACAGGAATGCTTTCGATGCTGCTCTCGGCTGCTAAACAGGAAGCGAAGGTCAGTGACGATGTACGTGAGATGATCCTTCGCCAAAATCCACTAGCGGTCTCAGCTTCTCAGCTTGGCATGGCGGAGCGACCGGACGTGACCGATCAGCTCAAAGACATAGCTTGCCCTGCACTTGTGCTCTGTGGCGAGAACGACGCGATCAGCCCTCCCGAAGAAATGCGAGGTATTGCTGAGGCGTTACCGAACGCGGAATACGTGGAGATCCCCGAAGCCGGACACATGACGACGCTTGAGAATGCCGAAGCGGTGAATGAAGCGCTGCAGCAGTTTCTGAAGAGCTTGTAG
- a CDS encoding glycine--tRNA ligase encodes MEKLVSLCKRRGFMFQSSEIYGGINGFWDYGPLGVELKRNIKNAWWHDMVAAHDELATHEGAPSTYEMTGLDCTIIMHPQVWKCSGHHDLFSDMMVDCKETKGRYRYDQLRGRWVTAKEQKVFVTTKAEAEEEGEDLQRRALKFFNLRGKDADQLAWEGETVSLETISDFENVLAPEAKAVGTFTEPREFNLMFKTIVGAMGTEADTAFLRPETAQGIFVNFKNVVDSTRVKIPFGIAQVGKSFRNEITPRNFTFRSREFEQMEIEFFCHPETSRKWYEYWRDRRMKWYKDLGLAGERLQLRDHDPDELSHYSTGTADIEYAFPFLPEGEFGELEGIAHRGDFDLRSHMEGKLDPNTCPLEVEKGEDGKPKYRGSGKDLTYRDPETNEKFLPHVIEPSAGADRATLAFLCEAYQEDEQPDDKGKMQTRTVMKLHPRIAPIKAAVFPLVKKEGMPEIARDVYRALKAKFPATYDEKGAVGRRYRRQDEAGTPYCITIDGDTLTDKTVTIRDRDSLEQWRVKLDDVVEEIAGRVS; translated from the coding sequence ATGGAAAAACTCGTCTCACTCTGCAAACGCCGCGGCTTTATGTTTCAGTCGAGCGAAATCTACGGCGGCATCAACGGCTTCTGGGACTACGGGCCGTTGGGCGTTGAGTTGAAGCGAAACATCAAGAACGCTTGGTGGCACGACATGGTCGCTGCCCATGACGAGCTCGCCACGCACGAAGGTGCCCCCAGCACATATGAAATGACCGGCCTCGACTGCACGATTATCATGCACCCGCAGGTCTGGAAATGCTCTGGCCATCACGACCTGTTCAGCGACATGATGGTTGATTGCAAGGAGACCAAGGGCCGTTATCGCTACGATCAACTCCGTGGTCGCTGGGTGACAGCCAAAGAGCAAAAGGTATTCGTCACGACCAAGGCTGAGGCCGAGGAAGAGGGCGAAGACCTCCAGCGTCGGGCGCTCAAGTTTTTCAATCTTCGCGGCAAAGATGCCGACCAACTAGCTTGGGAGGGAGAAACCGTTTCGCTGGAAACCATCAGCGACTTCGAGAACGTGCTTGCCCCCGAAGCGAAAGCCGTCGGCACGTTCACTGAACCACGCGAATTCAACCTGATGTTCAAAACCATCGTCGGTGCGATGGGAACCGAAGCAGACACGGCCTTCCTTCGCCCCGAAACGGCGCAGGGCATTTTCGTCAACTTCAAGAACGTCGTCGACAGCACACGTGTGAAGATTCCCTTTGGCATCGCCCAGGTCGGGAAGAGCTTCCGCAACGAGATCACGCCGCGGAACTTTACGTTCCGCTCGCGCGAGTTCGAGCAGATGGAGATCGAGTTCTTCTGTCATCCCGAGACGTCGCGCAAGTGGTACGAGTATTGGCGCGATCGGCGAATGAAATGGTACAAGGACTTGGGCCTCGCCGGCGAGCGGCTCCAACTGCGGGATCACGATCCCGATGAGCTGAGCCACTACAGCACCGGCACGGCAGACATTGAGTATGCGTTCCCGTTCTTGCCTGAGGGAGAATTTGGGGAGTTGGAAGGAATCGCCCACCGGGGGGACTTCGATCTGCGCAGCCACATGGAAGGGAAGCTCGACCCGAACACTTGCCCGCTTGAAGTCGAGAAGGGTGAGGATGGCAAGCCAAAGTATCGCGGCAGCGGCAAGGACCTGACCTATCGCGATCCGGAAACGAACGAGAAGTTCCTGCCGCACGTGATCGAACCGTCCGCTGGCGCTGATCGGGCGACCCTCGCGTTCCTATGCGAAGCGTACCAGGAAGACGAGCAACCCGACGACAAAGGAAAAATGCAAACCCGCACAGTCATGAAACTGCACCCACGGATCGCTCCGATCAAGGCGGCGGTCTTCCCGCTGGTGAAGAAGGAAGGCATGCCAGAAATCGCACGGGATGTTTATCGGGCCCTCAAAGCGAAGTTCCCCGCCACTTACGACGAAAAAGGGGCCGTGGGACGCCGCTATCGCCGCCAAGACGAAGCAGGCACGCCTTACTGCATCACGATCGACGGCGACACGCTCACCGACAAGACCGTGACGATTCGCGACCGCGACTCTTTAGAACAGTGGCGGGTGAAGCTCGATGATGTCGTTGAAGAAATCGCCGGGCGGGTTTCGTAG
- a CDS encoding DUF1499 domain-containing protein yields MTDTPKTSSLRKRMVYVLPIAVLALLATVAAQIDDWSRDLTTNFAETSVAAEDPLDRPLAVVAEVEEIEQAIRTFVENQPRWELKGSDSLPSIRSIFLTRKTKWLKFTDDVQVDIHYSQEPILVEISSQSRVGKGDLGQNPRNIRELNRALREQLDVAK; encoded by the coding sequence ATGACCGACACTCCTAAAACTTCTTCGCTTCGCAAACGAATGGTTTACGTTCTACCGATCGCTGTGCTAGCGTTGCTAGCAACTGTCGCGGCCCAAATTGACGATTGGAGTCGTGATCTGACAACAAACTTCGCAGAGACTTCGGTCGCAGCAGAAGATCCACTGGATCGCCCACTTGCTGTCGTAGCAGAAGTCGAAGAGATCGAGCAAGCCATCCGCACATTCGTTGAAAATCAGCCTCGTTGGGAACTCAAGGGTTCGGATTCTTTGCCAAGTATTCGCTCGATTTTTCTGACGCGAAAAACCAAGTGGCTGAAGTTTACCGACGATGTGCAAGTCGACATTCACTACTCGCAAGAGCCAATACTCGTTGAAATCAGCAGCCAATCACGCGTTGGTAAAGGGGATTTAGGGCAGAATCCGCGGAATATTCGGGAGTTAAATCGAGCGTTGCGTGAGCAGCTTGATGTTGCGAAGTAA
- a CDS encoding DUF2617 family protein, whose protein sequence is MITVRPKVAELSYQLLGRTVHPELFQIHQYRSVERNGYQAKVWITSSGHVVTWHYGDLVLTEVVGSAAQEMPERRRLKTYKIEGDRVETFQATGGITHETRFSLEPSDPGRFAAYQKELTLQATRAGMLQRFDASGRFEDGALSYVNVDSRDKVFRVQAFHTFPADYAMLKVQSWYRLP, encoded by the coding sequence ATGATTACCGTACGCCCCAAAGTGGCTGAGCTTAGCTACCAACTTCTTGGGCGGACGGTCCATCCTGAGCTTTTCCAGATTCATCAGTATCGTTCTGTGGAACGCAATGGCTATCAGGCGAAGGTCTGGATCACCAGCAGTGGCCACGTCGTCACCTGGCACTACGGCGACCTTGTCCTCACGGAGGTCGTTGGCTCAGCGGCTCAAGAAATGCCGGAACGTCGTCGCCTGAAGACCTACAAGATCGAAGGCGACCGCGTCGAAACTTTCCAGGCCACCGGCGGCATCACGCATGAGACGCGTTTCTCGTTAGAGCCTTCCGATCCCGGTCGATTTGCCGCCTATCAGAAAGAGTTAACTCTTCAAGCGACCCGCGCCGGCATGCTTCAGCGATTTGATGCGAGTGGACGCTTTGAAGACGGTGCCCTTAGCTACGTGAATGTCGATTCGCGAGACAAAGTCTTCCGCGTGCAGGCGTTTCACACGTTCCCTGCCGACTACGCGATGCTCAAAGTGCAATCGTGGTATCGGTTGCCGTAA
- a CDS encoding LysM peptidoglycan-binding domain-containing protein: MSSIRPLATITILVCVGVFLYLKINETEPVIPEGVGTFEIEAGLELDDPGADAFATGSTAGSFAMNDGAGPPAFSATTPAGPPPAFNPGAASEAPPAWTPPADASASVGSNELPAMPAVPSVESDATEMADSPMTGGEQAEPVMTVTPSIIIQEEEKPLGIDPEVPLVEPAPSNNVVSTEPAPSTTPTPQTSLFGATRTAVQAALDRGELSQALLLLSDWYGDPSLTPEETAEVNQLLSQLAGTVIYSSEPRLEAPYLVQAGETLQQIAAKYDVPWQLLAKINGLASPAALQTGQELKVIPGPFNAKIDISSRELTLMLGRRYAGRFAIEVDPSLTVEDGNWLVDQKPITPTGGLYSASPGESGESRSIVLSNPSAVGGQVAVLRAATGTSQVAGEPVSRTIKLKQPDVNDLYDILSVGSRVTIQR, from the coding sequence GTGAGTTCTATTCGACCCCTAGCGACGATCACCATCTTGGTTTGTGTTGGCGTCTTTTTGTATCTCAAGATCAACGAGACTGAGCCGGTTATTCCTGAGGGCGTTGGGACTTTTGAGATCGAAGCCGGTCTGGAACTCGACGATCCGGGAGCCGACGCTTTCGCGACGGGGTCGACCGCGGGATCTTTCGCTATGAATGATGGTGCGGGTCCGCCTGCCTTTAGTGCGACAACGCCTGCTGGTCCTCCGCCGGCTTTCAATCCCGGTGCGGCTAGCGAAGCACCTCCCGCTTGGACGCCACCCGCGGATGCCTCCGCAAGCGTGGGTTCCAATGAGCTGCCTGCAATGCCTGCCGTCCCTAGCGTCGAAAGCGACGCCACGGAAATGGCTGACTCGCCGATGACTGGCGGAGAGCAGGCTGAACCCGTCATGACGGTGACCCCAAGCATCATCATTCAAGAGGAAGAAAAGCCGCTCGGTATCGATCCTGAAGTTCCTTTGGTCGAACCGGCTCCTAGCAATAACGTTGTTTCGACCGAGCCAGCCCCTTCCACGACGCCGACGCCACAGACTTCGCTGTTCGGTGCCACACGTACCGCCGTCCAAGCCGCCTTGGATCGTGGCGAGTTGTCGCAAGCCCTCTTGCTGCTCTCCGACTGGTACGGTGATCCTTCGCTCACACCCGAGGAAACGGCCGAAGTGAACCAGTTGCTGTCGCAACTTGCCGGGACGGTGATTTATTCCAGCGAGCCACGCCTCGAAGCCCCTTACCTCGTGCAAGCTGGCGAGACGCTCCAACAGATCGCCGCCAAGTACGACGTGCCGTGGCAGTTGCTGGCGAAGATCAACGGCTTGGCTTCGCCAGCCGCTTTGCAAACCGGGCAAGAGTTGAAAGTGATTCCCGGTCCTTTCAATGCGAAAATCGATATCAGCTCGCGCGAGTTGACCCTCATGTTGGGTCGTCGCTACGCGGGCCGCTTCGCGATCGAAGTCGATCCGAGCTTGACCGTTGAGGATGGCAATTGGCTCGTTGATCAGAAGCCGATCACCCCAACTGGCGGCCTGTACTCGGCAAGCCCAGGGGAATCAGGCGAGTCACGCAGCATCGTGCTCTCCAACCCGTCAGCCGTTGGCGGCCAGGTTGCCGTGCTACGTGCCGCGACCGGAACGAGCCAAGTCGCCGGTGAGCCCGTCTCGCGGACGATTAAGCTCAAGCAACCTGACGTGAATGATCTGTATGACATTCTCTCGGTCGGCTCTCGCGTGACGATTCAGCGCTGA